The nucleotide sequence CGATGTCGGCTCATCGCATCCTGGGGCTGGAGAAGGTCCCAAGGGTTGGGCTGTTCGCCCATTAAAGCGGTACGTGAGCTGGGTTCAGAACGTCGTGAGACAGTTCGGTCCCTATCCATCGTGGGCGAAGGATCCTTGCGGGGAGTTGCTCCTAGTACGAGAGGACCGGAGCGAACGAACCTCTAGTGTGCCGGCTGTTCTGCCAAGGGCACTGCCGGGTAGCTATGTTCGGATGTGATAAGCGCTGAAAGCCTCTAAGCGCGAAACACACCCCAAGATTAGGGATCCCGTGGCTTATGCCACCTGAAGGCTCGTTGGAGATTACAACGTCGATAGGCGGAAGGTGTAAGGCCCGTGAGGGTTTCAGCCGATCCGTACTAATCAGCCGAGAGGCTTGGCCGGTTTTTCTTAGGCGCTTCATGGTGTTCCAGCGTCTCGTTCGATTGTCATCCGTATTGGGGTGGCTATGGCGGAGGGGAAACACCTCTTCCCATTCCGAACAGAGAAGTTAAGCCCTCCCGCGCCGATGGTACTGCCGGGGAGACCCGGTGGGAGAGTAGGTCGCCGCCCCTTTTTTCCTTCGTGAAGCCTCACCCCGTAGCGGGGTGGGGCTTCACTTTTTTTCGGCCCGGGCCTGGGGCGGTGACGCCGCCCGCGGTGTCCGAAGCCGGTCACCACCCGGGCGCAGGCGTACTTCGCTGGTCAACCGTTCGGGCCTCGCGATGTGCCGGATTTTGTCGCGAGGGCGCAAACTGATGGGCGGCAATGCTCTCCGTCGGCGGCCTGAGCGCCTGATTCCGGGCATGGCGCCTGCTTCCTGACACCGGCAAGATCCCGCTGGAGTTGGCCTCCACGGGAGGCCGGAGGACTCGATGGTCGTCTCGAGACAACATGGGTTGAGTGTTCTGGTCGCGCTGGTCATGGCCGTCTCGCCGGTTCGCGCCGGCGCGCAGGGCCAGTGGCCTGATCGCGTCCAGGCCGCGCTCGAGACGACCGATCGGCGCATCGAACAGGCGGAGCGGGTCGTTCTCGATTCTGCGCCCGCACAGGCGAAGAGCGAACTCGCGACCGCCCGACAGCAACAGGATCGCGCGCGCACGGCATTCGGTGCGGCCCAGTACGGCCTTGCGGAACGCGCGACGCTCGAGTCGCGCTCGCATGCGGATCGGGCGATCGCGATCGTTCGCGGACTGCCGGATCCGGAGCGGGTGGAAGTCCAGGTGGAGCGCACCGGTGAACTGCTGGACCGCGCCCGCGACCGCCTCGCGGACTGTTCCGATCCGCGGGCGAAGGCGCTGCTTCGAGTCGCGCAGGAAATGCAGGCTCGCGCCGAGGCGGCGATCGGCGAGAGCCGTTACCTTGCCGGTCTCCAGCTCACGACCAGCGCACGTGAACGCATTCAGAAGGCGATGAGGCTGTGCAACGTCGTCGAGTCGCTCGCGGACAACGCATCTCGCGCGCTGCAACGCACCGACGATCTGCTCGCCAGGCTTCGCGATCGCCTTGGGGACGATCCGGACCCGGGGGTTCGCAGCGCGTTCGACCGCGCCCAGTCGCTGCAGGCCGAAGCGCATTCGGAGAATCGCGCCCGGCATTTCGAGGCGGCGCTCCGCCTGACCCATGTGGCCCGGATCACGGCGCGGCGTGCCGCCCGGTCCGGATCGTCTCCGCCGGGGCGCGGTCGTCGCTGACGCGAACCCGGCCGCCGCAACGCCCTCCCTGATGATCCGCTCCGGCGCGCCATCGTGCGAGGCTCGCGCTGCCCACCACGGGGCAGGCCACGCGGGGGGCACGGCCTCGTCGCCGCAGATCACCGTTGCTGTTCTGGCCGCGGCGCTGCTGCTCGCGACGGGTTCCGCCCGTGGCGCGGACAGTCTCTCGGTCCGCGGCGAGGTTGGGACGGCGGCCGAAGTTTCGAATGAGCAGTTCTACGAATCGGCGATCGACGACACGACGTTTCTCGGGCGCAGGCTCCACGATTCTCCGGAGTCACGCGTCGCGGTGGTCGCCATGGCCGAACTCCTGCGGTCTGCAGGGAGCGGTCGCTGGCAGCTTCGCTTCGTGCCGGAGTTGTCCACGGGCGACGAGGCGACCCGCCTTGCCGCAACGGCCACGGTTCGTGTGCAGCCTCGCGATCGGCTGCGGCTTGCCCTCGAACCACGCGCCGAGTACAGCCGCGACGACGGGTTTGGAATGCGGCGCCGGGAATGGAGGGCAGCGCTCACGGGTCGCGCGAGGCTCCTGTCGTTCGACGAGTCTTCGGCGCTGCGCCTCGCGGCCGGCTCCGAAGTCGTGCGTGCGCTCGCGGGCAGCGACCCGTTCGTACTTTCGGGCACCTCGGCGCGTGTATCCGCCGGATGGGCGCGCACGCCGCTCCTGGGTTCGGAGTGGGACGTGGAGTACGGTGCGGTGGGGCGCGTGTTCCGCGACTCCACCTCCCGCGACCAGTTCGAGCATCGGTTGGCCGTCACCTGGCGACGGAACTTCGGGATCGCGAGCTCGCTCGTCCTGGCGGCCGAGGCGGACCGTCGCGTGGCCCTCCGGGACGTGACCAGCAGCCGGGACCGATTCCTGAGGGGCGAGACGACCCTGTCGGGAACCTTCGCGCCCGCGCTGTCCTGGGAAATCCGCCCGGAGGTCAGCCTCGAATCCCTCCGCTTCGACGTCCCGGACAGCCTGCTCGACTTCGACTACGACGTCTGGGACGCACGATTGCTCCTGGGGCGCACGCTGGGTACGGCCTGGCGGGTTGGAATGGGACCGCGGGCCGAGTGGCTCTCGGCGCCGTGGAACGATGCGGAGTCCTACGACGAACTCGGCTGGACGCTGGAGCTCGAGCGCTTCACCGCCGCCTCCTGGTGGAACGTGGCCCCGGCTTTCGGGCGCAGGCGCTATGCCGGGACCGTCGCCGCGATGACGGACCTCCTGCTGCCGGCAACCCCGCTTCATTCCGACTTCACCTTCGTGGAGCTGAGCGCCTTCCTGGACCAGAAACTGCCGGCCCGGATGCGAGTGCGCGCCCTGGCCACGCTGCGCGACGAGCGCCACGACGATCCGGATCAGGATGCCCGGAGCCTTTACTTCTCGCTCGACGTCCGTAGACTGTTCTGAAACGCACGTCACCACGGAGGGTTGCATGGGGTCCCGACGCAGGGTTCTGGGGTGGATCATCCTGGTTGTGGTGCTTGGGGCCGTCGCCCTGGCGGTCGTCAACCGATTCCGCAGCCCCGTACGAGGCCCGACCGAGCACCGAATGCTGGTCTACGACGTGCCCGCCGAGATCGACGAGGCTCCCGCCCCGTATCTGCCGTTCTCCCTTGCGTCGCTTCGTCGAGACCAGCCCAGCCTGCGCGAAATATGCGCCGGGATCTCGCGCGCGGCCGACGACGACGCGATCGACGCCCTGGTTCTTCATGTCGGGGGCGTGAGCTGGGGCTGGGCCCGCATCGCCGAGTTCAGGGACGCGCTCGCCCTGTTCCGGGACGCCGGCAAGCCGGTCTACGTGAGCCTTGCCGGGGGCGACGAGCAGTCGTACCTGCTCGCCACAGGGGCCGACCTGGTCTCGATGCCGGAAACGGCGATCCTCCAACTCGATGGTTTGACGCTGTCGGCGATGTTTCTCCGCGGGACCTACGACAAGCTGGGCATCACCCCGAACTTCGCCAGCGTGGGTGAGTACAAGTCCGCGGTCGAGACCTATACCCGCACGGGTTTCAGCGCGCCGGCGCGCGCGGCGCTGGAATCGCTGCTCGACGAGGAGTACGGCCTGCTCGTGGACTCGCTCGCCTCGGCGCGGGACCTGGCCCCGGATTCCGTGCGCCGCTTGATCGACGAAGGCCCCTTCACCGCACGGGCCGCGCTGCACGCCGGCCTGCTCGATACGCTGCTCGATGAACCCAGCCTCGACGCGCTCGCCGGGCAGGCCGATGGGCGAAGCCTCGGTACGACCTCACTCAGCCGTTACGTGCGCGGAACGAAGGACGCGACGTCCCTCGGCGAACCGGAGATCGCCCTGATCGTGGCGAGCGGCGCCATCGTACCCGGTCGTTCGAGCTCGAATCCGTGGAGTGGCGAGCAAT is from Candidatus Eisenbacteria bacterium and encodes:
- the sppA gene encoding signal peptide peptidase SppA; translation: MGSRRRVLGWIILVVVLGAVALAVVNRFRSPVRGPTEHRMLVYDVPAEIDEAPAPYLPFSLASLRRDQPSLREICAGISRAADDDAIDALVLHVGGVSWGWARIAEFRDALALFRDAGKPVYVSLAGGDEQSYLLATGADLVSMPETAILQLDGLTLSAMFLRGTYDKLGITPNFASVGEYKSAVETYTRTGFSAPARAALESLLDEEYGLLVDSLASARDLAPDSVRRLIDEGPFTARAALHAGLLDTLLDEPSLDALAGQADGRSLGTTSLSRYVRGTKDATSLGEPEIALIVASGAIVPGRSSSNPWSGEQCGSETMVSALREARNRRAVKAIVLRVDSPGGSGQASDDIWQEVRRARAQKPVIVSMSNLAASGGYYIACGADRIVAEPTTLTGSIGVFGGKLNLLGLYQKLGLNIETVSRGRNAEMLSPFRDFTPQERDRYQAQLDDFYRVFLARVAEGRGMSEERADSLGRGRVWAGLSAQRFGLVDTLGGLNTAVAVARSRAGLSEDATVRLELYPRPKHSFVRTFLEGLLGVEDDESEASALSPVFAAWLVAARFPAGATLAMLPYTLDIR